The Brachyhypopomus gauderio isolate BG-103 chromosome 7, BGAUD_0.2, whole genome shotgun sequence genome has a window encoding:
- the zbtb44 gene encoding zinc finger and BTB domain-containing protein 44 isoform X3, with translation MGVKTFTHTSTSHSQELLAKLNALRSDGHFCDVTIRVQGQLFSAHKVVLACCSDFLKAKLSSKLAHRDEDMAGGGTEIDKPVLDLHHVTVAGFAPLLEYAYTSTLSISTENIIDVLAAASYMQMFGVANTCSEFMKSSILWNSASATGATGSGATPGALHRPPEATEGTTGCALAPLDALSPSPVSSECSAPERPLLGCRESRRKRKGFASPQPASSSSPQVPNPSPSSSSFPESSAQALEPSLAFSWTYPFGMDRRFVADKAKLPEGLLEAGGGPAVAVQDPSGRALVEYLSCEGARGLGVAVSGAAAAEEEEEDVQVKVERLSDEEAHEEASQPVSASHSSLSDQQTVPGSEHAQEDLLISPQSSSIGSMDEGVSESLQSIQGTPNTTGHMEEDERLENVQYPYHLYISPSARAGANGPERPFQCPTCGVRFTRIQNLKQHMLIHSGIKPFQCDRCGKKFTRAYSLKMHRLKHEVSSSSQTT, from the exons ATGGGAGTGAAGACCTTCACCCATACCTCCACCAGTCACAGCCAGGAGCTTCTGGCCAAGCTCAATGCCTTGCGCAGTGATGGCCACTTCTGTGACGTCACCATCCGTGTGCAGGGCCAGCTCTTCTCCGCTCACAAGGTGGTGCTGGCCTGCTGCAGTGACTTCCTGAAGGCCAAGCTCTCCAGCAAGCTGGCCCACAGGGACGAGGACATGGCCGGCGGCGGAACCGAGATCGACAAGCCCGTGCTGGACCTGCACCACGTGACGGTGGCCGGCTTCGCACCTCTGCTGGAGTACgcctacacctccacactgTCCATCAGCACGGAAAACATCATCGACGTGTTGGCCGCGGCCAGCTACATGCAGATGTTTGGCGTGGCCAACACCTGCTCAGAATTCATGAAGTCCAGCATCCTGTGGAACTCTGCCTCGGCCACCGGGGCCACCGGCAGCGGTGCCACGCCTGGTGCTCTCCACCGCCCCCCAGAGGCGACGGAAGGTACTACCGGCTGTGCCCTGGCACCACTCGACGCCCTGTCACCCTCGCCCGTGTCGTCAGAGTGCAGCGCGCCCGAGCGGCCCTTGCTGGGGTGCCGCGAGTCACGCCGCAAGCGCAAGGGATTCGCCAGCCCCCAGCcggcctcctcttcctctccccaggTGCCCAACCCCTCGCCTTCGTCATCCTCATTCCCGGAGAGCTCGGCGCAGGCTCTGGAGCCATCGTTAGCCTTCTCCTGGACGTACCCGTTCGGCATGGACCGTCGCTTCGTGGCCGACAAGGCCAAGCTGCCCGAGGGGCTGCTGGAAGCCGGGGGTGGGCCGGCCGTGGCGGTGCAGGACCCCAGCGGCCGGGCGCTGGTGGAGTATCTCTCCTGCGAGGGCGCCCGCGGTCTGGGCGTGGCCGTGAGCGGGGCCGCAGCAgccgaggaagaagaggaggatgtgcaggtgaaggtggagaggCTGAGTGATGAAGAGGCACACGAGGAGGCCTCACAGCCAGTCAGCGCCTCCCACAGTTCCCTGAGTGACCAGCAGACTGTCCCCGGCAGCGAGCATGCCCAGGAGGACCTACTCATCAGTCCACAGTCCTCATCTATAG GCTCCATGGATGAGGGAGTGAGCGAGAGCCTTCAGTCTATCCAGGGCACTCCAAACACCACTGGCCACATGGAGGAGGATGAGAG GCTGGAGAATGTGCAGTACCCATACCACCTGTACATCAGCCCCTCCGCCCGGGCCGGCGCCAACGGCCCCGAGCGACCCTTCCAGTGTCCCACGTGTGGGGTCCGCTTCACTCGCATCCAGAACCTCAAGCAGCACATGCTCATCCACTCTG GCATTAAGCCGTTCCAgtgtgaccgctgtgggaaaaaGTTCACGCGGGCGTACTCCCTAAAGATGCACCGGCTGAAGCACGAAG TGAGTTCCTCCTCCCAGACTACCTGA
- the zbtb44 gene encoding zinc finger and BTB domain-containing protein 44 isoform X1: MGVKTFTHTSTSHSQELLAKLNALRSDGHFCDVTIRVQGQLFSAHKVVLACCSDFLKAKLSSKLAHRDEDMAGGGTEIDKPVLDLHHVTVAGFAPLLEYAYTSTLSISTENIIDVLAAASYMQMFGVANTCSEFMKSSILWNSASATGATGSGATPGALHRPPEATEGTTGCALAPLDALSPSPVSSECSAPERPLLGCRESRRKRKGFASPQPASSSSPQVPNPSPSSSSFPESSAQALEPSLAFSWTYPFGMDRRFVADKAKLPEGLLEAGGGPAVAVQDPSGRALVEYLSCEGARGLGVAVSGAAAAEEEEEDVQVKVERLSDEEAHEEASQPVSASHSSLSDQQTVPGSEHAQEDLLISPQSSSIGSMDEGVSESLQSIQGTPNTTGHMEEDERLENVQYPYHLYISPSARAGANGPERPFQCPTCGVRFTRIQNLKQHMLIHSGIKPFQCDRCGKKFTRAYSLKMHRLKHEGKRCFRCQICSATFTSFGEYKHHMRVSRHIIRKPRIYECKTCGAMFTNSGNLIVHLRSLNHEASELANYFQTSEFLLPDYLSRMQEEVESLAHFEMTEQAFNASAASSSSSVQTPVISQVSSTMNYDPRASTTLPRNAGPGGEAGGEGVLCEALKGATALTYPPEPGEEEGEIEEKEQKQKKALVSITIE; this comes from the exons ATGGGAGTGAAGACCTTCACCCATACCTCCACCAGTCACAGCCAGGAGCTTCTGGCCAAGCTCAATGCCTTGCGCAGTGATGGCCACTTCTGTGACGTCACCATCCGTGTGCAGGGCCAGCTCTTCTCCGCTCACAAGGTGGTGCTGGCCTGCTGCAGTGACTTCCTGAAGGCCAAGCTCTCCAGCAAGCTGGCCCACAGGGACGAGGACATGGCCGGCGGCGGAACCGAGATCGACAAGCCCGTGCTGGACCTGCACCACGTGACGGTGGCCGGCTTCGCACCTCTGCTGGAGTACgcctacacctccacactgTCCATCAGCACGGAAAACATCATCGACGTGTTGGCCGCGGCCAGCTACATGCAGATGTTTGGCGTGGCCAACACCTGCTCAGAATTCATGAAGTCCAGCATCCTGTGGAACTCTGCCTCGGCCACCGGGGCCACCGGCAGCGGTGCCACGCCTGGTGCTCTCCACCGCCCCCCAGAGGCGACGGAAGGTACTACCGGCTGTGCCCTGGCACCACTCGACGCCCTGTCACCCTCGCCCGTGTCGTCAGAGTGCAGCGCGCCCGAGCGGCCCTTGCTGGGGTGCCGCGAGTCACGCCGCAAGCGCAAGGGATTCGCCAGCCCCCAGCcggcctcctcttcctctccccaggTGCCCAACCCCTCGCCTTCGTCATCCTCATTCCCGGAGAGCTCGGCGCAGGCTCTGGAGCCATCGTTAGCCTTCTCCTGGACGTACCCGTTCGGCATGGACCGTCGCTTCGTGGCCGACAAGGCCAAGCTGCCCGAGGGGCTGCTGGAAGCCGGGGGTGGGCCGGCCGTGGCGGTGCAGGACCCCAGCGGCCGGGCGCTGGTGGAGTATCTCTCCTGCGAGGGCGCCCGCGGTCTGGGCGTGGCCGTGAGCGGGGCCGCAGCAgccgaggaagaagaggaggatgtgcaggtgaaggtggagaggCTGAGTGATGAAGAGGCACACGAGGAGGCCTCACAGCCAGTCAGCGCCTCCCACAGTTCCCTGAGTGACCAGCAGACTGTCCCCGGCAGCGAGCATGCCCAGGAGGACCTACTCATCAGTCCACAGTCCTCATCTATAG GCTCCATGGATGAGGGAGTGAGCGAGAGCCTTCAGTCTATCCAGGGCACTCCAAACACCACTGGCCACATGGAGGAGGATGAGAG GCTGGAGAATGTGCAGTACCCATACCACCTGTACATCAGCCCCTCCGCCCGGGCCGGCGCCAACGGCCCCGAGCGACCCTTCCAGTGTCCCACGTGTGGGGTCCGCTTCACTCGCATCCAGAACCTCAAGCAGCACATGCTCATCCACTCTG GCATTAAGCCGTTCCAgtgtgaccgctgtgggaaaaaGTTCACGCGGGCGTACTCCCTAAAGATGCACCGGCTGAAGCACGAAGGTAAACGCTGTTTCCGGTGCCAGATCTGTAGCGCCACATTCACTTCCTTCGGTGAATATAAGCACCACATGAGGGTGTCTCGCCACATCATCCGCAAGCCTCGGATATACGAGTGCAAAACGTGCGGCGCCATGTTTACCAACTCCGGCAATTTAATCGTACACCTGAGGAGTCTCAACCATGAGGCGTCAGAGCTAGCAAACTACTTCCAGACCAG TGAGTTCCTCCTCCCAGACTACCTGAGCCGCatgcaggaggaggtggagagctTGGCCCACTTTGAGATGACCGAGCAGGCCTTCAACGCCTCGgccgcctcctcctcttcctcggtcCAAACGCCCGTCATCTCCCAGGTCTCCTCCACCATGAACTACGACCCCCGGGCCTCCACGACCCTGCCTCGGAACGCAGGTCCTGGGGGGGAGGCGGGTGGGGAGGGGGTGCTGTGCGAAGCGTTGAAGGGCGCCACTGCCCTCACCTATCCGCCGGAGCCGggggaagaggaaggagagatcGAGGAGAAGGAGCAGAAGCAGAAGAAAGCACTTGTGTCGATTACAATCGAGTGA
- the zbtb44 gene encoding zinc finger and BTB domain-containing protein 44 isoform X2: MGVKTFTHTSTSHSQELLAKLNALRSDGHFCDVTIRVQGQLFSAHKVVLACCSDFLKAKLSSKLAHRDEDMAGGGTEIDKPVLDLHHVTVAGFAPLLEYAYTSTLSISTENIIDVLAAASYMQMFGVANTCSEFMKSSILWNSASATGATGSGATPGALHRPPEATEGTTGCALAPLDALSPSPVSSECSAPERPLLGCRESRRKRKGFASPQPASSSSPQVPNPSPSSSSFPESSAQALEPSLAFSWTYPFGMDRRFVADKAKLPEGLLEAGGGPAVAVQDPSGRALVEYLSCEGARGLGVAVSGAAAAEEEEEDVQVKVERLSDEEAHEEASQPVSASHSSLSDQQTVPGSEHAQEDLLISPQSSSIGSMDEGVSESLQSIQGTPNTTGHMEEDERLENVQYPYHLYISPSARAGANGPERPFQCPTCGVRFTRIQNLKQHMLIHSGIKPFQCDRCGKKFTRAYSLKMHRLKHEGKRCFRCQICSATFTSFGEYKHHMRVSRHIIRKPRIYECKTCGAMFTNSGNLIVHLRSLNHEASELANYFQTR, encoded by the exons ATGGGAGTGAAGACCTTCACCCATACCTCCACCAGTCACAGCCAGGAGCTTCTGGCCAAGCTCAATGCCTTGCGCAGTGATGGCCACTTCTGTGACGTCACCATCCGTGTGCAGGGCCAGCTCTTCTCCGCTCACAAGGTGGTGCTGGCCTGCTGCAGTGACTTCCTGAAGGCCAAGCTCTCCAGCAAGCTGGCCCACAGGGACGAGGACATGGCCGGCGGCGGAACCGAGATCGACAAGCCCGTGCTGGACCTGCACCACGTGACGGTGGCCGGCTTCGCACCTCTGCTGGAGTACgcctacacctccacactgTCCATCAGCACGGAAAACATCATCGACGTGTTGGCCGCGGCCAGCTACATGCAGATGTTTGGCGTGGCCAACACCTGCTCAGAATTCATGAAGTCCAGCATCCTGTGGAACTCTGCCTCGGCCACCGGGGCCACCGGCAGCGGTGCCACGCCTGGTGCTCTCCACCGCCCCCCAGAGGCGACGGAAGGTACTACCGGCTGTGCCCTGGCACCACTCGACGCCCTGTCACCCTCGCCCGTGTCGTCAGAGTGCAGCGCGCCCGAGCGGCCCTTGCTGGGGTGCCGCGAGTCACGCCGCAAGCGCAAGGGATTCGCCAGCCCCCAGCcggcctcctcttcctctccccaggTGCCCAACCCCTCGCCTTCGTCATCCTCATTCCCGGAGAGCTCGGCGCAGGCTCTGGAGCCATCGTTAGCCTTCTCCTGGACGTACCCGTTCGGCATGGACCGTCGCTTCGTGGCCGACAAGGCCAAGCTGCCCGAGGGGCTGCTGGAAGCCGGGGGTGGGCCGGCCGTGGCGGTGCAGGACCCCAGCGGCCGGGCGCTGGTGGAGTATCTCTCCTGCGAGGGCGCCCGCGGTCTGGGCGTGGCCGTGAGCGGGGCCGCAGCAgccgaggaagaagaggaggatgtgcaggtgaaggtggagaggCTGAGTGATGAAGAGGCACACGAGGAGGCCTCACAGCCAGTCAGCGCCTCCCACAGTTCCCTGAGTGACCAGCAGACTGTCCCCGGCAGCGAGCATGCCCAGGAGGACCTACTCATCAGTCCACAGTCCTCATCTATAG GCTCCATGGATGAGGGAGTGAGCGAGAGCCTTCAGTCTATCCAGGGCACTCCAAACACCACTGGCCACATGGAGGAGGATGAGAG GCTGGAGAATGTGCAGTACCCATACCACCTGTACATCAGCCCCTCCGCCCGGGCCGGCGCCAACGGCCCCGAGCGACCCTTCCAGTGTCCCACGTGTGGGGTCCGCTTCACTCGCATCCAGAACCTCAAGCAGCACATGCTCATCCACTCTG GCATTAAGCCGTTCCAgtgtgaccgctgtgggaaaaaGTTCACGCGGGCGTACTCCCTAAAGATGCACCGGCTGAAGCACGAAGGTAAACGCTGTTTCCGGTGCCAGATCTGTAGCGCCACATTCACTTCCTTCGGTGAATATAAGCACCACATGAGGGTGTCTCGCCACATCATCCGCAAGCCTCGGATATACGAGTGCAAAACGTGCGGCGCCATGTTTACCAACTCCGGCAATTTAATCGTACACCTGAGGAGTCTCAACCATGAGGCGTCAGAGCTAGCAAACTACTTCCAGACCAG ATGA
- the zbtb44 gene encoding zinc finger and BTB domain-containing protein 44 isoform X4, with the protein MGVKTFTHTSTSHSQELLAKLNALRSDGHFCDVTIRVQGQLFSAHKVVLACCSDFLKAKLSSKLAHRDEDMAGGGTEIDKPVLDLHHVTVAGFAPLLEYAYTSTLSISTENIIDVLAAASYMQMFGVANTCSEFMKSSILWNSASATGATGSGATPGALHRPPEATEGTTGCALAPLDALSPSPVSSECSAPERPLLGCRESRRKRKGFASPQPASSSSPQVPNPSPSSSSFPESSAQALEPSLAFSWTYPFGMDRRFVADKAKLPEGLLEAGGGPAVAVQDPSGRALVEYLSCEGARGLGVAVSGAAAAEEEEEDVQVKVERLSDEEAHEEASQPVSASHSSLSDQQTVPGSEHAQEDLLISPQSSSIGSMDEGVSESLQSIQGTPNTTGHMEEDERLENVQYPYHLYISPSARAGANGPERPFQCPTCGVRFTRIQNLKQHMLIHSGIKPFQCDRCGKKFTRAYSLKMHRLKHEDDTLLSS; encoded by the exons ATGGGAGTGAAGACCTTCACCCATACCTCCACCAGTCACAGCCAGGAGCTTCTGGCCAAGCTCAATGCCTTGCGCAGTGATGGCCACTTCTGTGACGTCACCATCCGTGTGCAGGGCCAGCTCTTCTCCGCTCACAAGGTGGTGCTGGCCTGCTGCAGTGACTTCCTGAAGGCCAAGCTCTCCAGCAAGCTGGCCCACAGGGACGAGGACATGGCCGGCGGCGGAACCGAGATCGACAAGCCCGTGCTGGACCTGCACCACGTGACGGTGGCCGGCTTCGCACCTCTGCTGGAGTACgcctacacctccacactgTCCATCAGCACGGAAAACATCATCGACGTGTTGGCCGCGGCCAGCTACATGCAGATGTTTGGCGTGGCCAACACCTGCTCAGAATTCATGAAGTCCAGCATCCTGTGGAACTCTGCCTCGGCCACCGGGGCCACCGGCAGCGGTGCCACGCCTGGTGCTCTCCACCGCCCCCCAGAGGCGACGGAAGGTACTACCGGCTGTGCCCTGGCACCACTCGACGCCCTGTCACCCTCGCCCGTGTCGTCAGAGTGCAGCGCGCCCGAGCGGCCCTTGCTGGGGTGCCGCGAGTCACGCCGCAAGCGCAAGGGATTCGCCAGCCCCCAGCcggcctcctcttcctctccccaggTGCCCAACCCCTCGCCTTCGTCATCCTCATTCCCGGAGAGCTCGGCGCAGGCTCTGGAGCCATCGTTAGCCTTCTCCTGGACGTACCCGTTCGGCATGGACCGTCGCTTCGTGGCCGACAAGGCCAAGCTGCCCGAGGGGCTGCTGGAAGCCGGGGGTGGGCCGGCCGTGGCGGTGCAGGACCCCAGCGGCCGGGCGCTGGTGGAGTATCTCTCCTGCGAGGGCGCCCGCGGTCTGGGCGTGGCCGTGAGCGGGGCCGCAGCAgccgaggaagaagaggaggatgtgcaggtgaaggtggagaggCTGAGTGATGAAGAGGCACACGAGGAGGCCTCACAGCCAGTCAGCGCCTCCCACAGTTCCCTGAGTGACCAGCAGACTGTCCCCGGCAGCGAGCATGCCCAGGAGGACCTACTCATCAGTCCACAGTCCTCATCTATAG GCTCCATGGATGAGGGAGTGAGCGAGAGCCTTCAGTCTATCCAGGGCACTCCAAACACCACTGGCCACATGGAGGAGGATGAGAG GCTGGAGAATGTGCAGTACCCATACCACCTGTACATCAGCCCCTCCGCCCGGGCCGGCGCCAACGGCCCCGAGCGACCCTTCCAGTGTCCCACGTGTGGGGTCCGCTTCACTCGCATCCAGAACCTCAAGCAGCACATGCTCATCCACTCTG GCATTAAGCCGTTCCAgtgtgaccgctgtgggaaaaaGTTCACGCGGGCGTACTCCCTAAAGATGCACCGGCTGAAGCACGAAG ATGACACCCTTCTTTCTTCCTGA
- the timm8b gene encoding mitochondrial import inner membrane translocase subunit Tim8 B, translating into MSDFSSFDMTSASSTDGADASELQRLIAVEQQKAQFQAQVHNFTDVCWDKCVDKPSTKLDSRTETCLVSCVERFIDTTLTITNRFSQMVQKGTH; encoded by the exons ATGTCTGATTTCAGTAGTTTTGATATGACATCTGCCAGTTCCACTGATGGTGCCGATGCTTCGGAACTTCAGCGACTGATCGCCGTGGAGCAACAGAAAGCCCAGTTTCAAGCACAG GTTCACAATTTCACGGACGTGTGTTGGGACAAATGCGTGGATAAACCCAGCACGAAGCTGGATTCGCGGACGGAGACGTGCCTGGTGAGCTGCGTGGAGCGCTTCATCGACACCACTCTGACCATCACTAACCGCTTCTCGCAGATGGTTCAAAAAGGCACACACTGA